The Parabacteroides sp. AD58 genome includes a window with the following:
- a CDS encoding mechanosensitive ion channel family protein yields the protein MIELPDKWIAGLHAWGIRGVMLQVIIIAAILIIAFIMDYVCRRGIIPMIRKVVRKTRIEWDDYLLNDKVLDNTCHLIPPIVIYLLLPLAFTAASKWLLYLLMFTQIYIVVVTVRLINSVISSLYELSNRSDKLKDRPLKGVYQMLKMIVIGVGAIIIFSLLLDKDPSRLLTGLGASAAILMLVFKDTIMGLVAGVQLSAYDMLRPGDWISMPKYGADGIVQEVTLNTVKVQNWDKTITTIPPYALVSDSFQNWRGMRESGGRRIKRSLYIDMNTIRFCTADERKRFAEEGWIAETEKNDSEVVNLHVFCQYIERYLRKLPEVNTEMTLMVRQLQPQPEGLPVELYFFTINKDWIPYERLQAQVFEHLLAVIGCFGLRIYQKPSGLDLERMQQSI from the coding sequence ATGATAGAATTACCAGACAAATGGATTGCAGGCTTGCATGCGTGGGGAATCAGAGGTGTGATGCTGCAAGTGATTATTATAGCGGCAATCCTGATAATAGCTTTTATCATGGACTATGTCTGTCGCCGCGGAATCATTCCGATGATCCGGAAAGTAGTCCGCAAGACAAGGATTGAATGGGATGACTATTTACTGAACGACAAGGTACTCGACAATACGTGTCACCTGATTCCTCCCATTGTCATTTACCTGCTGCTGCCTTTGGCTTTTACCGCGGCATCCAAATGGTTGCTATACCTGCTGATGTTTACGCAGATCTATATTGTGGTGGTGACTGTTCGCCTCATCAATTCGGTGATTTCTTCCTTATACGAGTTGTCGAACCGGAGCGACAAACTGAAAGACCGCCCGCTGAAAGGCGTCTATCAGATGTTGAAGATGATCGTGATTGGCGTGGGCGCCATCATTATCTTCAGTCTGCTGTTAGATAAAGACCCAAGCCGCCTGCTCACAGGCTTGGGAGCTTCGGCCGCCATCCTGATGCTGGTATTTAAAGACACCATCATGGGATTGGTTGCCGGCGTGCAACTGAGTGCCTATGACATGCTCCGGCCGGGCGACTGGATTTCGATGCCTAAATACGGAGCCGACGGCATTGTGCAGGAAGTCACCTTAAATACCGTCAAGGTGCAGAATTGGGATAAAACCATCACCACCATTCCGCCATACGCTTTGGTCAGCGATTCTTTCCAGAACTGGCGCGGCATGCGCGAAAGCGGCGGCCGCCGTATCAAGCGCTCGCTGTATATCGACATGAACACTATCCGTTTCTGTACGGCCGACGAACGGAAGCGTTTTGCCGAAGAAGGCTGGATTGCGGAAACGGAAAAGAACGACAGCGAAGTTGTCAACCTCCATGTCTTCTGCCAGTATATCGAACGCTATCTGCGGAAACTGCCGGAGGTGAACACAGAGATGACACTGATGGTCCGCCAGTTGCAGCCGCAGCCCGAAGGACTTCCGGTCGAACTGTATTTCTTCACGATCAACAAAGACTGGATTCCTTATGAACGGCTGCAAGCACAGGTATTCGAACACCTGCTGGCTGTCATCGGATGTTTCGGACTGCGTATTTACCAGAAGCCGTCAGGACTGGATCTGGAGCGCATGCAGCAGTCAATCTGA
- a CDS encoding sialate O-acetylesterase, whose product MIQMKPLLLAGISGLFSVFTLTAQSSPEEMHVLQKRILNEGLMTQVDQMARKVASGGFNAGDGYGEVWIRDYNTFIELAMEVMPDDAIRSNLNTFFHFQGKTGDIVDGFLDIKKAEIGKEGGYKYRLSETEPRFAAHKNTVETDQEASLIQAIYKYVKRSGNTAYLQTKIEGKTVIERMEWALEYLLNEKYNKQYGLLIGATTADWGDVQPEHPWGVEIDKDTHFAIDIYDNAMMVLALNNYLELENDAAKRQKWTQVRDELKKNIRTHLWDKKNRKFIPHIYLDGSPFPESFNENQIYYHGGTTIAILAGLLSKEDIEEANRKMLENMKAAHAQTIGLTMYPTYPAGSFKNVGMYPYGYQNGGDWTWFGGRMIQALVENGFVRDAYDEILPMLRRIVENQGFYEWYTPGGEPKGSGTFRGEAGVLFTAMNKLKEWAENQNVQPLEKAQGSLVLFTFGQSNSANHGQGLYQSQKEVYNYFDGKLYRAADPLIGATGEGGSVWTRLGDKLVEAGMAEKVTVVPIGVGGVRVGAWAKGGELHDLLIRTVEQLKKDQIEPDYILWHQGETDNILNTPKEDYIRMFETIRDVFRSRGIQAPIVIAQASYHPACLDEDNGNSAEIRAAQKALADQYPDIYLGPDTDQLNLLWQRADGIHFSTKGQDLHADMWLESLKQVK is encoded by the coding sequence ATGATACAGATGAAACCTCTTTTACTGGCTGGCATTTCCGGTTTGTTTTCGGTATTTACGCTGACAGCACAATCGTCGCCCGAAGAAATGCACGTACTGCAGAAACGAATCCTGAATGAAGGATTAATGACCCAGGTGGATCAGATGGCCCGCAAAGTGGCATCTGGCGGATTTAATGCCGGCGACGGCTATGGCGAAGTCTGGATACGCGATTATAATACCTTCATCGAACTGGCGATGGAAGTCATGCCCGACGATGCCATCCGTTCGAACCTGAACACCTTCTTTCACTTCCAGGGAAAAACCGGTGATATTGTAGACGGATTCCTCGACATCAAGAAAGCGGAAATAGGGAAAGAAGGCGGATATAAATACCGCCTGTCAGAAACGGAGCCTCGCTTTGCTGCCCATAAGAATACGGTGGAAACCGACCAGGAGGCTTCTCTGATCCAAGCTATTTATAAATATGTAAAGCGGAGCGGCAACACGGCCTATCTGCAGACGAAGATTGAAGGCAAAACCGTCATCGAACGGATGGAATGGGCGCTGGAATATCTTCTCAACGAAAAGTACAACAAGCAGTATGGCTTACTAATCGGTGCAACGACGGCCGACTGGGGCGATGTGCAGCCCGAACATCCGTGGGGCGTCGAGATCGACAAGGACACCCATTTTGCCATCGATATCTATGACAATGCCATGATGGTCCTGGCTCTGAACAATTATCTGGAGCTGGAGAACGATGCGGCCAAACGTCAGAAGTGGACACAGGTGCGCGACGAGCTGAAGAAGAATATCCGCACCCATCTGTGGGACAAAAAGAACCGCAAGTTCATTCCGCATATCTATCTCGACGGCTCTCCTTTCCCGGAAAGTTTCAATGAGAACCAGATCTATTATCACGGTGGAACCACCATTGCCATCCTGGCCGGCCTGCTTTCGAAAGAGGATATCGAAGAAGCCAACCGGAAGATGCTGGAGAATATGAAGGCGGCTCATGCACAGACCATCGGTCTGACGATGTATCCGACGTATCCGGCCGGCTCATTCAAGAATGTGGGCATGTATCCGTATGGTTATCAGAACGGAGGCGACTGGACCTGGTTCGGCGGACGGATGATTCAGGCGCTGGTCGAGAATGGTTTTGTCCGGGATGCGTATGACGAGATTCTTCCGATGCTCCGGCGGATTGTTGAGAATCAGGGTTTCTATGAATGGTACACACCGGGCGGCGAACCCAAAGGTTCCGGCACATTCCGGGGCGAAGCCGGTGTGCTCTTTACAGCCATGAACAAACTGAAGGAATGGGCGGAAAATCAGAATGTCCAACCGTTGGAAAAGGCCCAAGGAAGCCTGGTATTGTTTACCTTCGGTCAGTCTAACTCGGCCAACCACGGACAAGGTCTGTATCAGTCACAAAAGGAAGTCTATAATTACTTCGACGGGAAATTATACCGGGCGGCCGATCCGCTGATTGGCGCGACGGGCGAAGGCGGCAGTGTCTGGACCCGACTCGGCGACAAGCTGGTGGAAGCCGGAATGGCAGAGAAAGTAACAGTCGTCCCGATCGGTGTTGGCGGTGTCCGCGTCGGTGCGTGGGCTAAAGGAGGCGAGCTGCACGACCTGCTGATCCGCACGGTTGAACAGCTGAAGAAAGACCAGATCGAACCGGATTATATCCTGTGGCATCAGGGCGAGACCGACAATATCCTGAATACACCGAAAGAAGATTATATCCGCATGTTCGAGACGATCCGCGACGTGTTCCGCTCACGTGGCATCCAGGCGCCGATTGTCATCGCACAGGCCAGTTATCATCCGGCGTGCCTCGACGAAGACAATGGCAACAGTGCCGAAATCCGGGCGGCTCAAAAGGCATTGGCCGATCAGTATCCCGATATTTACTTAGGTCCGGACACCGATCAGCTGAACCTGCTTTGGCAGCGGGCCGACGGCATCCATTTTTCTACCAAAGGACAGGATCTGCATGCGGATATGTGGCTGGAAAGCCTGAAGCAAGTGAAATAA
- the guaA gene encoding glutamine-hydrolyzing GMP synthase: protein MHERLIILDFGSQTTQLIGRRVRELNMYCEIVPYNKFPHDATDVKGVILSGSPYSVYDESAFKIDLSQIRGKYPVLGICYGAQFIAYSSGGKVEPANSREYGRANLTSIDPQDPLFKGIEPGSQIWMSHGDTITQLPDNFKIIASTNDVQNAAYHIEGEQTWGVQFHPEVFHTTDGTKLLDNFLNICGCAKDWTPASFIESTVAELKEKLGNDKVILALSGGVDSSVTAVLLNKAIGKNLTCIFVDHGLLRKNEFENVLRDYEHLGLNVIGVNAKDKFYRELAGVTEPEKKRKIIGKGFIDVFNEEARKLKDIKWLGQGTIYPDVIESLSITGTTIKSHHNVGGLPKNMDLKLVEPLRLLFKDEVRRVGIELGMQEHLIKRHPFPGPGLGIRILGDITPEKVRILQDADDIYMSLMREWGLYDKIWQAGAILLPIRSVGVMGDERTYENTVALRAVTSSDAMTADWAHLPYEFLAKVSNEIINKVKGVNRVVYDISSKPPATIEWE, encoded by the coding sequence ATGCACGAAAGACTTATTATTCTTGATTTCGGTTCGCAGACTACGCAGCTCATTGGCCGCCGTGTCAGAGAGTTGAATATGTACTGCGAAATCGTTCCGTACAACAAGTTTCCGCATGATGCGACAGATGTAAAAGGTGTGATCCTCTCAGGAAGTCCTTATTCTGTTTACGATGAAAGTGCCTTTAAAATTGACCTCAGCCAAATACGTGGCAAATATCCGGTATTGGGTATTTGTTATGGCGCGCAATTTATTGCCTATTCGTCTGGCGGAAAAGTGGAACCAGCCAATTCTCGTGAATATGGTCGGGCCAACCTGACTTCTATTGATCCGCAAGATCCTTTGTTCAAAGGTATTGAGCCGGGTTCACAAATTTGGATGTCGCACGGCGATACAATTACCCAGTTGCCCGACAACTTCAAGATTATTGCCAGTACAAATGATGTACAAAACGCAGCTTATCATATTGAAGGTGAACAGACCTGGGGTGTACAGTTCCATCCGGAAGTATTCCATACGACTGATGGTACGAAGTTATTGGACAACTTCCTGAATATTTGTGGTTGTGCCAAGGACTGGACTCCGGCTTCCTTCATTGAATCGACTGTTGCCGAGCTGAAGGAGAAGTTGGGCAATGATAAAGTCATCCTGGCTTTGTCGGGTGGTGTTGATTCTTCTGTTACAGCGGTGTTGCTGAATAAGGCAATCGGTAAGAATCTGACCTGTATCTTTGTCGATCATGGTCTGCTTCGCAAGAATGAGTTCGAAAACGTATTGCGTGATTATGAACATTTAGGTCTGAACGTAATCGGAGTCAATGCGAAAGATAAATTCTACCGTGAGCTGGCAGGCGTTACTGAACCGGAAAAGAAACGTAAGATCATTGGTAAGGGCTTCATCGATGTCTTCAATGAAGAAGCACGCAAGCTGAAAGATATCAAATGGTTAGGACAGGGAACCATCTATCCGGATGTGATCGAGTCCTTGTCTATCACCGGAACGACAATCAAGAGCCATCACAATGTAGGTGGTCTGCCTAAGAACATGGACCTGAAATTGGTAGAGCCATTGCGTCTGCTGTTTAAGGACGAAGTTCGCCGGGTAGGTATCGAACTGGGTATGCAGGAACATCTGATCAAGCGTCATCCGTTCCCAGGTCCTGGTTTAGGTATTCGTATTTTAGGTGATATCACTCCTGAGAAAGTACGTATTCTGCAGGATGCCGATGATATTTACATGTCGCTGATGCGTGAATGGGGGTTGTATGACAAGATCTGGCAAGCTGGAGCAATACTGCTTCCGATCCGTTCGGTAGGAGTAATGGGTGATGAACGCACCTATGAAAATACAGTTGCCCTGCGTGCCGTTACTTCTTCGGATGCCATGACGGCAGACTGGGCTCATCTGCCTTACGAATTCCTGGCTAAGGTATCAAACGAGATCATCAACAAGGTGAAAGGGGTTAATCGCGTAGTATATGATATCAGTTCAAAACCACCAGCAACCATCGAGTGGGAGTAA
- a CDS encoding 6-bladed beta-propeller — MECKKDNIIQLANAAQKTQSVKLSEIADSISFLPLDSRHLIGEARITVSNKYLFIGSSVFDWNGKYLFEIGQRGVGAGEEIFLHTVINIDSSFYSMADKLIAYNSKGKYNGKEHSVLDIHPLDIGRADTNMVICTLDTLFFFSQNLHLLKTKRVVPDWPEKSTMMSYNKNLRFFTENMDSVLYYNYINDTIYRVLDNSIQPRWIVDLADEKIPLKYLLGNEMKRLGVGAEYFKNNNLSDWEYLRETDNKIRVFSIFESKNYVFVYWFRLFDFWQLRNLPPTKFQIAYYDKNKQNTIAVNDKGFVDDISSLGTFYPQLGIHDNCMLSSFWPYELKDRIDSLEQKGEVVDMKLRNMLKKVEEEDNPILVLVHLK, encoded by the coding sequence ATGGAATGTAAGAAAGATAACATTATTCAGCTTGCAAATGCAGCCCAAAAGACTCAATCTGTTAAATTGTCAGAAATAGCTGATTCCATTTCTTTTCTACCTTTAGACAGTAGGCATCTAATCGGAGAAGCAAGAATAACTGTATCTAATAAATATCTGTTTATAGGTTCAAGCGTCTTTGATTGGAATGGAAAGTATTTGTTTGAAATTGGTCAAAGAGGTGTTGGAGCTGGAGAAGAAATATTTTTACATACGGTAATAAATATCGATTCATCATTCTATTCTATGGCTGATAAATTGATAGCATATAATAGCAAAGGCAAATACAATGGCAAAGAGCATTCTGTTTTAGATATTCATCCTTTAGATATAGGGCGCGCTGATACAAATATGGTAATTTGTACATTAGACACGCTCTTCTTTTTCTCTCAGAATCTACATTTACTAAAAACAAAACGAGTAGTTCCCGATTGGCCAGAAAAATCAACAATGATGAGTTACAATAAAAATCTTCGTTTCTTTACGGAAAACATGGATTCGGTTCTATATTACAATTACATAAATGATACAATTTACCGGGTTCTCGATAACAGCATTCAACCACGCTGGATTGTTGACCTTGCAGACGAAAAAATTCCATTAAAATACTTATTAGGAAATGAGATGAAACGGTTAGGGGTTGGAGCAGAATATTTTAAAAACAACAATTTATCAGATTGGGAATACTTACGGGAAACAGATAATAAAATACGTGTCTTTTCGATTTTTGAATCGAAAAATTATGTTTTTGTATATTGGTTCAGGCTATTTGATTTTTGGCAATTACGGAACCTTCCCCCTACAAAATTCCAAATAGCATATTATGATAAGAATAAACAAAATACCATTGCTGTCAATGATAAAGGATTTGTTGATGACATCAGTTCATTAGGCACATTTTACCCTCAATTAGGAATACATGATAATTGTATGCTTTCCTCCTTTTGGCCTTATGAATTAAAAGATAGAATAGATTCATTAGAGCAGAAGGGAGAAGTTGTAGATATGAAATTGCGAAATATGCTAAAGAAAGTAGAGGAAGAAGATAATCCTATTTTAGTATTAGTTCATCTTAAATAA
- a CDS encoding putative transporter — protein sequence MDWINDLIWGQGVGHSILLLSFVIAVGIQLGKIKIFGVSLGITLVLFVGIIMGHFGITINTHVIHFFKEFGLILFVYSVGMQVGPGFFSSFKEGGVTLNMLATGIVLLGVIIALVLHFITGIPIPTMVGILSGAVTNTPGLGAAQQAYSDMYGVSDNSIPLGYAVAYPLGVVGIILSIIVIRYIFRISFQKENEQLEKAETSHSNEAIPISLVVKNPAIFNKTVAEISSLLEHTDFVISRIWRDSDKKIDIASANTVLHENDKIFVITTEPNAEKIKIFIGEAIDMERKQWIRMESQFVNRRILITKPELNGKRLGDLKLRKLYGINITRINRAGVDLVAKPNLTLQVGDRVNVVGTETAVSNVEKVLGNSMKRLNEPNLITIFVGIALGIILGSIPFSFPGIPQPVKLGLAGGPLIVAILISRFGYHYKLITYTTQSANLMLREIGIAMFLACVGLSAGEGFVDTIVNDGGVAWIGYGFIITVVPLLVIGCVARYFFKVNYFTLMGLIAGSTTDPPALAYSNATAGNDAPSVGYATVYPLTMFLRVLTAQLMILFFA from the coding sequence ATGGATTGGATAAATGATTTGATTTGGGGCCAAGGTGTAGGGCATTCCATTCTATTATTATCTTTTGTAATCGCAGTAGGTATCCAATTAGGGAAGATAAAGATTTTTGGGGTATCTTTAGGTATTACGCTCGTTTTGTTTGTGGGTATTATCATGGGCCATTTTGGAATAACCATTAATACGCACGTGATTCATTTCTTTAAGGAGTTTGGGTTAATCTTGTTTGTCTATTCTGTCGGAATGCAAGTAGGACCCGGTTTCTTTTCATCTTTTAAGGAAGGTGGCGTCACGCTGAATATGCTGGCTACCGGAATTGTTCTATTAGGTGTAATCATCGCCTTAGTGTTACATTTTATTACAGGAATACCCATTCCAACGATGGTAGGTATTTTGTCAGGAGCTGTTACCAACACGCCGGGTTTGGGTGCTGCCCAGCAGGCTTATTCTGACATGTATGGAGTGAGCGATAACTCTATTCCTTTAGGATATGCCGTTGCGTATCCGTTGGGTGTTGTCGGTATCATCCTCTCAATCATCGTCATCCGCTATATTTTCCGTATTTCCTTCCAGAAGGAGAACGAACAGCTGGAAAAGGCAGAAACTTCTCATTCCAACGAAGCTATTCCTATTTCTCTGGTAGTAAAGAATCCGGCTATCTTCAACAAGACCGTAGCCGAAATCTCATCACTGCTCGAACATACCGACTTTGTCATCTCCCGTATCTGGAGAGACAGTGACAAGAAAATTGATATTGCTTCGGCAAATACGGTATTGCACGAAAACGATAAAATCTTCGTCATTACTACCGAACCGAACGCTGAAAAGATCAAGATTTTCATTGGCGAAGCCATCGACATGGAACGTAAGCAATGGATCCGTATGGAGAGCCAGTTTGTCAACCGCCGTATTCTGATTACCAAACCGGAACTGAACGGCAAACGCTTGGGCGACCTGAAACTGCGTAAGCTGTATGGTATCAATATTACGAGAATCAACCGTGCCGGTGTTGATCTGGTGGCAAAACCAAATCTGACCCTGCAGGTCGGCGACCGTGTGAATGTTGTCGGTACTGAAACAGCCGTATCGAATGTCGAGAAAGTATTGGGTAATTCGATGAAGCGCCTGAACGAACCGAATCTGATCACGATCTTCGTCGGTATCGCATTAGGTATTATCTTGGGAAGTATTCCGTTCTCATTCCCGGGTATTCCTCAACCGGTGAAGTTAGGTCTGGCCGGCGGTCCGCTGATTGTAGCTATCCTGATCAGCCGCTTCGGCTATCACTATAAGCTGATTACCTATACAACCCAAAGTGCCAACCTGATGCTGCGTGAAATAGGTATCGCGATGTTCCTGGCCTGCGTAGGACTGAGTGCCGGTGAAGGCTTTGTCGATACAATCGTCAACGACGGCGGTGTTGCCTGGATTGGCTATGGTTTCATCATAACGGTTGTTCCATTGCTGGTTATCGGCTGCGTAGCCCGTTATTTCTTCAAGGTCAACTATTTCACCCTGATGGGTCTGATTGCCGGCAGTACAACTGATCCGCCTGCACTGGCTTATTCAAACGCCACAGCCGGAAATGACGCGCCGTCAGTCGGCTATGCTACTGTCTATCCGTTAACCATGTTCTTACGTGTATTGACAGCTCAATTGATGATTCTGTTCTTCGCCTAA
- a CDS encoding peptidylprolyl isomerase, whose translation MGSFTCQLRANEPVVTITTNVGVMKAKLYENVPNHVKTFIERAKKGEYDGTLFTRVIKDFMIQGGAPDSRNASPGVRVGFGDRSAEILPELRPEYFHKKGALAAPRQNDDVNPEKKSDMSQFFIVEGKVYRSGELDTLEKVKNYQIRKKALDLYYRPVKVQLQMLKMDNPREYNKRVADINAKIDSMILATPGHLVFTDEQRKAYTTVGGCHHLDGVYTIFGELTEGFDVLDQIAAQKTDKYDRPLKDIRIIRVTVENE comes from the coding sequence ATGGGCTCTTTTACCTGTCAGTTGAGAGCCAATGAACCGGTCGTTACGATTACGACCAACGTCGGAGTTATGAAAGCCAAGCTGTACGAGAATGTTCCAAACCACGTAAAAACCTTTATCGAACGGGCGAAAAAAGGCGAGTATGATGGTACGCTTTTTACCCGTGTCATTAAAGACTTCATGATTCAGGGCGGCGCGCCCGATTCGCGGAATGCTTCTCCGGGCGTGCGGGTCGGTTTCGGCGACCGGAGTGCTGAAATCTTGCCGGAACTTCGGCCGGAATACTTTCATAAGAAAGGAGCGTTGGCGGCTCCGCGCCAGAATGACGATGTGAATCCGGAAAAGAAGTCGGACATGTCGCAGTTCTTTATTGTGGAAGGAAAGGTTTATCGGAGCGGTGAACTGGACACACTGGAAAAAGTGAAGAATTATCAGATCCGGAAAAAGGCACTCGACCTGTACTATCGTCCGGTGAAAGTACAATTGCAGATGCTCAAGATGGATAATCCGCGCGAATATAACAAACGGGTTGCTGATATCAATGCGAAAATTGATTCAATGATTCTGGCTACTCCGGGACATCTTGTATTCACGGATGAGCAGAGAAAGGCGTATACGACTGTCGGTGGTTGTCATCACCTGGATGGCGTCTATACGATTTTCGGCGAGCTGACGGAAGGCTTCGATGTCCTTGACCAGATCGCTGCGCAGAAGACGGATAAATATGACCGTCCGTTGAAAGATATTCGGATTATCCGGGTTACGGTTGAAAATGAATAA
- a CDS encoding magnesium transporter CorA family protein, with the protein MRGYLYCGEAGLVDKKEWLPNSWVNVECPDADDFDFLTKTLGVPESFLDDIADVDERSRTELEGDWLLTILRIPVQSDVAGIPFTTVPLGVITNNEIIVSVCYYHSEMLTDFIEHTRKKSVQVRNKLDLIFRLIYSSAVWFLKYLKQINVDVTAAEKELEKSIKNEDLLRLMKLQKTLVYFNTSIRGNEVLIGKLRTIFNDTNYLDADLVEDVEIELKQAYNTVNIYSDILTGTMDAFASIISNNVNVIMKRMTSLSITLMIPTLIASFYGMNVNIHLEETPHAFAWIVIASAVLSGLSFVLFKKIKWF; encoded by the coding sequence ATGAGAGGTTATCTTTATTGTGGTGAAGCCGGTCTGGTAGACAAGAAAGAATGGCTTCCAAACAGCTGGGTAAATGTAGAATGCCCTGACGCTGATGATTTTGATTTTCTGACAAAGACCTTAGGTGTTCCCGAATCATTTTTAGATGACATTGCGGATGTTGACGAACGTTCGCGTACAGAGCTGGAAGGAGACTGGCTGCTCACGATCCTGCGTATTCCGGTACAAAGCGATGTAGCCGGCATTCCCTTTACAACGGTTCCGTTGGGTGTCATCACCAATAATGAAATCATTGTGTCAGTGTGTTACTATCATTCGGAAATGCTAACCGACTTTATTGAGCATACACGCAAGAAAAGTGTTCAGGTGCGCAACAAGCTCGACCTCATATTCCGGCTGATCTATTCATCGGCCGTCTGGTTCCTGAAATACCTGAAGCAAATCAATGTAGATGTAACGGCAGCCGAAAAGGAACTGGAAAAAAGTATCAAGAATGAAGACCTGCTGCGACTAATGAAACTGCAGAAAACACTGGTTTATTTCAATACGTCCATCCGTGGAAACGAAGTCCTCATCGGCAAGCTGCGGACGATCTTCAACGATACCAATTATCTGGACGCCGACCTGGTGGAAGATGTGGAAATAGAACTGAAACAGGCCTACAATACCGTAAACATTTACAGCGACATCCTGACGGGAACGATGGATGCCTTCGCTTCCATTATTTCGAACAACGTCAACGTCATCATGAAACGCATGACCAGTCTGTCTATCACCCTGATGATTCCGACACTGATTGCCAGCTTCTACGGCATGAATGTCAACATTCATCTGGAAGAGACGCCACATGCCTTTGCCTGGATTGTCATAGCCTCGGCCGTTTTGTCAGGTTTGTCGTTCGTCCTGTTCAAGAAAATAAAATGGTTCTAA
- a CDS encoding DUF2156 domain-containing protein: MQIDFKPITIDDKEVITSFTLPSPLRNCDLAFSNMCSWRFLYLSEYAVYKNFLLIRFYIEEKNRKRIAYMRPIGNGDFRDALLQLEEDSWQHGHPLLMLGVTPISKDLLEEAFPGEFSYIPERDYFDYIYLREDLATLKGKKFQAKRNHVNKFKKQYAYEYEPLTAELVPECLEFEAKWYKANRTDDDQEELTDERKSMIFALNHFKELNLLGGAIRIDHKLVAFTFGSPINQDTFGVHVEKADTDYDGAYSIINQEFASRIPEQYVYVNREEDLGIPGLRKAKLSYNPTILLPKAAVIKKIKSE, encoded by the coding sequence ATGCAGATAGATTTCAAACCGATTACCATCGACGACAAAGAAGTGATTACTTCTTTTACTTTGCCTTCGCCGTTGCGCAACTGCGATTTGGCTTTTTCCAATATGTGCAGCTGGAGATTTCTGTACCTGAGTGAATATGCTGTGTACAAGAATTTCCTGCTGATACGTTTCTATATAGAAGAAAAGAACAGGAAGCGGATCGCTTATATGCGTCCTATTGGCAACGGCGACTTCCGCGACGCTTTGTTGCAGCTCGAAGAAGACTCGTGGCAACACGGGCATCCGCTTTTGATGCTGGGCGTGACTCCCATATCAAAAGACTTGCTGGAAGAAGCCTTCCCCGGCGAGTTCTCTTATATTCCTGAGCGGGATTATTTTGATTATATCTATTTGCGGGAAGACCTGGCTACGCTGAAAGGGAAGAAATTCCAGGCCAAGCGGAATCATGTCAATAAGTTCAAGAAACAATATGCCTATGAATACGAGCCGTTGACGGCTGAACTCGTGCCTGAATGCCTCGAGTTTGAAGCGAAATGGTATAAAGCCAACCGGACGGACGACGACCAGGAGGAATTGACCGACGAGCGGAAGTCGATGATCTTCGCCCTGAATCATTTCAAGGAACTGAACTTGTTGGGCGGAGCTATCCGGATCGATCATAAATTGGTGGCCTTTACTTTTGGTTCGCCCATCAACCAGGATACGTTTGGCGTGCACGTAGAAAAGGCCGATACCGATTATGACGGAGCTTACAGTATCATCAATCAGGAGTTTGCTTCGCGTATTCCCGAGCAATATGTATATGTAAACAGGGAAGAAGATTTAGGTATTCCCGGCTTGCGAAAGGCCAAGTTATCGTATAATCCGACCATCCTGCTTCCGAAGGCGGCTGTTATCAAAAAGATTAAATCAGAATAA